CTTGAGCAAGCTTATTTTCGTGCTTTGTTTTGAGCTGTTTCTTGTTCTCCAAAGCATTCATATCTTCTTTTCACGGGTCTTCCAGAACCTCTTTTAACATCTGCAGAATTAGAGAAAAAAAAAGAAAAACTATTTCAGAAATGGAGAGGATACGAGAAGGAAGGAGACGAGAAGACGAATCGCAGTCTTGAGTTCTTTTTTTTCAAAATAATAAAATAATTTAAAATATTATTAAAAAGATATGGAAAAGATACTGTGTAAATATATTAAAAGGGATAATTGGTAGATTCTCTAACAATTTTGTTTTAAAAAAAATTATAAACAATATATTAGATTTTTAGAAATATTAAGATTGGAAAATTTAGTAATTTAAAATATATAAGTGTATTTTTCCAAAAACTTAAATAAGGGTGTAGTTTTCAAATTATATTCTTATTTGAATGCATTTCTCCAAATTTTCCCTTAATTTTTTTTGTTCAAGCAAGATACAAATAATCATAAATCGTATGAATATGAAGTCTCATTTAAAGAAATTCATATTATATATATATATAAATATATATATATATTAATAACATTTAAAATAAATTATATACTATATAAAAATATGTTAATTTCAAAATTTGCATTGAAAAATTATTGATATTTTAATATTTTAATTTTGAAAAATCCCTCATTAACGGTTTAAATTTTTGTTACATGAAATTTACAAATGTTAATAATTTCATATGAGTAAGAAGTGTCAATAATAAATATTTATATTAAAATATACTGTATATATATATATATATATATATCTATGTCAATATCACTAAAATTTAATAATATACCTTATAAAGTAAATAAAATGATAGTTTTGATTTTTTTTACCAAAAAATTATTGTAAATAAACAAAATGTATTTGTTTTGATTTATGTGCTTAATGTATATACTTTTATGTATACATATTAATTTTTAAATAAGTAGTTTTTAATATGTCATTTGATCTTGACAATCCCAGAAATACACTTCTTCAAATCAAAGTGATTTTAATATTAGAAGCACTATACATGCATATATTATTTCATTCAGATTAAATATTTTAATCTTGATTTTTATTCATCAAAAAAACTTTTAATGAAATATCATGACAAGATTCTAATCACCTATTTTTAAGTTTGTTCGAAGAATGAGAGATTTGATAATTTGTCTAATATTTGGTTCTCCCTAATATCTTATCTAGCTATAACAAATGTAAGAATGAGAGATTTGAGCTATTTATTATAAGTTTTCTGGTTTATCATTTAATAAATCAAACAACTCTTACTTTATACATAATTTACATATACTAGAATCGTAAAGTATTATATTTATTTTTTATCGGGATATTCTTAAGTAACTAAACCTCAAAAACGTTGGCTAATAAAGTAAGTATTTTTTTGTGTTTTTCTAGAATTAGATAATTTTTAGATCGAACTGCTGAATGTATACTAGACAGACATTTATATTTTGAGTTTTCACTTATTATCTATAACAGTTTGATATATTAGATTTGAATACTAACCTGTGAATAGAGTTTATCTGTAATTTTCTTTAAAAAATTGATTCTTAGATATGTATCTAGAGTGGAATTAATTTTTACACATGTCCATCTTTCTAAATTGACACTTATATAATTCACTTAATTCACATAATAAGTTAAAAAACCTCATATCAAACAGAAACGAGAACGAAAGAATAATTTTTTAGAGGAGTAGAAAATAAAATCATTTATGGAGAGTCAGTAGTAAACAAATCGAGAGCAGAAAACCTAATTTTTTTTCGTCATTTTACAATCGATGTTGCCTATCTGTTTTTCGTTATTTGTGTCAACCTCAAAATTTAATTTTCCTTTGTGCATACGAAGTCTTAAAAGTAATTAAAATGAGTTGTAATACGTTTACTCTTCAACAACGATGATACATTTAACAGACCAACATTTGTATTCGTCATTTTACAATCGATAAATATTGTAGTGTTGCTTAATGTCAAAATCATTTAATGAAAAAAAATTAGTATAAAAGATTCATCTTTTCATGCGCGCAGCTTATCATCTAGTGACAGGTTAAAACAAGGTCTTTTTTCTATATCATGGCAGGTTGAATTATATGTCTATTAGTGGAAAGTGTTTGAAGGTAGCATATGTAGTTTCCTTTTTGTTGTATAAGGATCATATGTAGTTTTTCAAAGATGGCTCTAATTTAATACTCAACATTAAACTTCATGGATCACTAAAAACTACAGTCTAAATCCATACATAAACATAAAATGTTTATTTGGACATGTCTGTTATTAGTACTAGACTACCGAATTCAAAGTTCGATCGATTGTTTCGATAAGAAAAAGTTCAGTAATATTGTTAACCATGTGACACATATTAAGTTATGAATATCTATTCTAATAACTGTGTAGTTTATGTAATTAGTGATACATTTTATTGCTGTAGCAATTAGTGAGCATATATTATGAACCCGACCGTAAATTCAATGTCCCCGAGTGTTTTCAATCTTATCTGTATGCAAAAATTCATTTCGATTTCAGTCCATTCATCTCCAAATTGAGTTCGAAAAAAGCTCCTAATAATGAATAGTCTGCTTTCCTCATTAGTTAAAGCTTTAGGTAAAACGAAAACCTAATCCTGACTAAGATTTTATCTACAATAAAGTTGAATAACCTAGTGAGATTCTCCAATCTTGATCCCATAATTCTATTGAAAACCCCCGTTAACTGTGAATACCGCTAAAATCATGTCTCATCATTTATCACATTGGTCATAATTCGGGAATATCCGACTATAATCTTTTTGCTTACTTAAATTTCTGTGTTTAACAAATATGCGATAATATACTCTTAAGTTAAGCAATAAGATAAGCAGAATGCATCGAGTCATAACCGAGAAACGACAAAATATGTTTTGAAGACTAAGTTGTATTGTCCACAATAATTAGCTGTTCATATCCAAGGGAATCAAGACTTGGTTACTTATTAATTAATTAGAAAGGTGATTGTAATTGGTGTCACAAGTGTTGACATTTGTCCACCATCTGTCATGTTCACTATATATACATCCCAACTCCTCTCCCTCAATCCCTCACTTCTTACAAGACTTCCAAGAAACAAAACTAACCAATCTTTTTAATTAAGATTAAACTCTTAATTAATACTGTTAAGTTCTAATAACAAAAGTTAAATGGAAGCCATGGGAGAATGGAGCAACAACCTCGGAGGAATGTACACATATGCAACCGAAGAAGCCGATTTCATGAACCAGCTCCTTACCTCATACGATCATCCTGGCACCGGCTCATCCTCTGGTACAGCCAGTGCAGACCACCACGGCTTGTGTTGGAGCCTTGATTCTCATCACAACCACCTTACCATGATGCCTGAAGCCAGTAGCTTCTGTTTTTCTGGTGAGAGCAGCAGCTACAGCGAATACTATGCGGTGGCACCACCCGCGGTTAGAGAGAACAACAATGGGTCAATGGACTTTGACATGGTAGATGTGACCATCAACACCAACCCTTACCTTGTTGGTGAGGAGACTAGTGAGTATGACGTTGAGAAGTACTCATCTGGAAAGACTCGTTTGCCTTTGGGAGCCGTCTTGGAGACCCATGATGACGAGGAGAGCATATTGCAGCCCGAGATCTCTGTGACTACTACTGATCATCAGAAGTATCTCACCGGTTCCAAGAAGAGATCACGTGCGACATCCGCTGATGTAAGTGTTACATCTATTATTTTTTCTTTACCGGATTGCATCAAAATATTACAATTTTACAGTAATATAAAATGGCACAATTTAATTAGATATATGATAATAACATTATTTATTGACTAATATTGTATAAACGGTTTCACATGGATTTAGAAAAACAAGAAATCAAAAGTGGGTAAGAGGGGCCAAAAGAGATTTGATATGAGTGGCGATGACAGGAATGGAGGGGAAGAGGAAGAAGGAGAGAAGGTGAAGAAAAGAAAGACTGGGCCTATGATGAGTAGACAGAACTCTAGCATCACTTTATGTTCTGAAGACGAATCACACTGCGCTTCCCAGGACGTTGGAGGAGAAGAAGAAGAAGATGCCTCCAAGGCCCTAAACCTCAACGGCAAGACCAGGGCTAGTCGTGGTGCTGCCACCGACCCTCAAAGCCTTTACGCAAGGGTAAATCTTTTTCTCGTGTCAACGTCAACTTTTCGGCTTAATATTTAATTTCTGTTACAAAAGTTAAATCTTCCGCAAAAAGGTCAATGGCTAAGTCCGGATATTTCATTGGTTATGCAGAAAAGAAGAGAAAGGATTAACGAGAGACTGAGGATTTTGCAAAATCTTGTCCCTAATGGAACAAAGGTAAAAACTTGTTATGATTCTTCACATACAAGAAATGATAATAAAATTCTGAGCATATATAACTTGTCAAATACGTAACAGGTCGATATCAGTACAATGCTTGAGGAAGCCGTTCACTACGTCAAATTTTTACAGCTGCAAATTAAGGTACCGAAGGGTTTTACATTTTACGTACATTATGTATCATATGATAATGATCTAACTTAAAACTATAATTATAATTGCGCAGTTATTAAGCTCTGATGATATGTGGATGTATGCGCCGATTGCTTTCAACGGAATGGACATTGGCCTCAACTCATCAAGATGCGGAACTTCTGGTCAATTATAACAAAATCAATATTCTTTTCATTTTAAACATTCTCCGCCTTAGGATGAGTTGGATTAAAATTGCTCGTGCTATGTTCAATATGAGAGAAATGGAGAGGCACATTCGCTTTTACTTTTTTTTTTTTATCACATTCCATTTCTTCAATAAAAACTTGAGCCATTCTTTTATTTTATAGATGCTGATGTTTCTATATTTATACAATCAATTCAGTCTACTTGCCGTTATTATAATTTGACCTATAATTTAATGTATCTTGACCATTTATATAATGGTGTTATCTCATTGATAAAGACTATATTTTAAAAGCCAATACTTCACAAATGGAGTTATAAACTAAATTTTCTTTTAGCCAAAAAAGGAGAATTAAATAAAAGGAAACCGAAGTTTGGTAATATATATGTGCTGATAACTCTACAAATTTGCTTTCTTCTTCAATAAAAATACTATTTTTTTTATTCAAATTGAAGAGATGACTCCATATATTGGATTTTTATTCTTAAAAGTCAGTGGCGTAGGTAGGATTAGAAATAGACATACGGTCTCCTGTTTAATATGTGTGAAGTTTGATATTCCGGGCGGCAGTATATTTTTCAATTCTTATTATTTAACGTTAAAATCATTCGATGAAATATCATGAAAGATTCATTACAGTAGGCCAAAAATGTTCTTTTCCATGTATAAAAGCAGTCTCTGTTGTGTTGCCAAATCCATTGCTCATAAGATGGCTGCAGGACGCTATGGAGCTCCTAACTAAGTAGTTAATTTGTTATAATATGTTTGCAGTAGGATATGCACGAATCGAATATATAAACTTTTGTTTTCTCAAAAAAAAAAGAATATATAAACTTTTGGAGGTATTTGTAATTCGATATATTTCGTCCGAATAACCAATTATCCGATCCGATTTGATTCGTAGTTACTCAGATATTCAGTGTCTAGATATCCAAACTTTTTTTAATCTGGATATCAGATTTGATCCGTACAGATAAAATAAATAAAAATAAATAATCTTAAATAATATAAAAAAATAAAATTTTATTACAAAAATAAAATTACTTACTTTTTAGAAATCCAAAAATTATTATAAAAATTACATAAAATATAATATTTATATAATTCATATACATAATTTTTTTAATATATGTATATATATGTACATATAAGAACAGATCGGATGAATACCCATTCTCCAAAATATTACTCCCTCCATTTTTTAATATGAGTCGTTTTAGAATTGTGCACATAGATTAAGAAATCATTAATTTTTTATATTTTATAAACAAAAACATCATTAATTATTTACCTAACCACAAATCAACCAATAATAAAATAGAAGATATATTATCATTGGTCATATAATATTAAGTGTTAATAAATTTTACATAGAAAACCGAAACGTCATATAATTTGAACATAAAAATCGACTTATATAAAAAAACGGAGGGAGTAGTATTTTTGATTTGCTTCATTTCTTACTAATATACATATTAATATTTATCTTTTCGTAAAATTACCGATATCCGGATTTTTGGGTCCGGATAGGAACATATAACAAATCGTATCAAAACTTACGGATATTTTATCTGCCCCTAGTTTTCAGCCATATGGTACGTTCTTGTGTAGCCTATCTGATTTCTCTTGCCAAAGGAAGTATATATATATGTATATGATAGTAGTGTGAACCATGATTTTCCATCACACAAATTTCATACGTCTACAATGAAGATTTGTAAGTAAGCAAGCTGCAAGCATAATCTTCCACGTCCGTTCTTACCGTCACCTTAATTAACTTCTTCCACGGCTTCTAAATGTCGCCGTATTTCATGCACCGTGTGTTTGATGAATAAACGAGCAAGTGCAGATGATAGTCAAGTTCAAAGAGCTACGTTGACTATCATGATATACAGAGACTGATAGACACAATGGTTATGTTTTTTATTTTATTAATTTGGTATTCCAGACCTATAGAAAAGTATATATACTAATATTCAACCGGAGATGCAACCTACTGATACATCATTTTTCCGATTATTCAAATGACGATTAAAGCATGGTTTCTTACCCAAAAAGGCCAAATATAATAAAAAATGTTTTATTAAAATAAAGAGGGCGAAATACGGGTGCAGTATGGGAGTTTCGAACTCGGATTAGGGGGTTCAGAGGATGAGAACGGTGACCAACCGAGCTCTGTCATATTATCATATTGAGTATACAAATCAACGTTTTATATTTAACCGGTGTCAAGTGGACCTGTTTTTCCTCTATGGGTCCACCCTTGCATCTACACCGATTTAGTATCGTGGAATTGATTCGAACCCGAATCGCTTAAATTTCCAAAACTCACCTACAATATAGACTATCCTTGTGCGGTTGAGACACTGATTAAGCTCTCGCATTGGTTTTCATTACTACGTTATTAACCATATGTCACCTTTTTGTTTGCATGCCACACTACGAGTATTGGTGCATATCGTAATGAAATAATCACAACAAGTTTCGAATCAAAGAAAAAATTCATAACAGAATAACGACAGTCATCCAACGTTCAAACCAAAAACGAATAGTTTACATAAAACTTCCCGAACCATTGTATGAATGATGGCCACATAAAAACTTCGGCCGCGAAATGTCCATTCCCACACGTTTTAATGAATAAGACTATTTCATAGTTCATGAATAGTTTACTAATTCTCACAATGGAATGTTTCAGTACTGGTTCTGCGCATATAATTTTCTACAGTTGGATTTTTTATTAAATATAATTGTTCCCATGCAATAGCTGTGTTTGGACCATCGTGTATATAATATATATAGCTATTATTCCTCGACAAGAGTTTGAATGTACATAATATCAAGGCATTAACTAAGAGTGCCAGATTTTAAAGTATTTATTAAAAGTAACCAGAAAAGCATATCCATTGTTTCCACTACAATATTATCAGCAATCAATCTTATTTTTGGCAATCAATATCAGATATTTGATATTTATTTGTGTACTTTATTCATATATATTCTCAAGAAAAAAAATACAACTAACTTCTTTTTGTCAACAATTAGAACTATTGTTTTAATACTTTGAAAAGTAATTACAATTTTTTTTTTTGATAATCGTGGAGATCCCAAAAACTTTATAGTTTTATAAACCCACGAAACCTTACATCCGAATACCAACTAATCCATCTAAATGGCATGATTAGTCTAATTGTTGACAAAAAGAACTATTGTTTTAATACTTTGAAAAGTAATTACAATTTTTTTTTTGATAATCGTGGAGATCCCAAAGACTTTATACTTTTATAAACCCACGAAACCTTACATCTGAATACCAACTAATCCATCTACATGGCACGATTAGTTGTTTAATGCAAATCAAACTCATGATTAAAATTCCAGCTTGAACTCATTTACCGTTAAGCCGAGAAGACTTGGTTAGTAATTACAAGTTCTTTATTGCATCAAACTTCAATCAGTTTCTAATTCATAATTTCATGAGTGACATCAAAACTATAATTCCGCAGCTCTATCCAGTTAATCCAAAAGTGATTATAGAATGTATTGCTACAGATTTATCCATTTTATAAATGTATTGATATCTGTTAATAATTTTGTTAAAAACTGGAGTATAAGTTTTTTAAAAATGGTTCTCTTTTAGCAAAAATTTTTTTTCTCAAAAACAAAACATAACGAAAGTTTATGGTTGTAAGAAAAGCATAAACAATTATTGGAAAGAAATGTCAACTATATTAGAACAGGTAGTATTCCATTCAGGAATCATATACATACCGCAAGTAAAGTTATGTAAATTTTAAAATTGTCTTTATCAGAAGAAGAATGAAAAATTGACATGATAGCTATTAAAAGGATTTTTAATGTCAAAACCCTTCAATTATGTTTCATTCGGGTATAAACCCCCTAATTATTGATTCAACGTAGAAACCCCTTAACTCACTTATCTTTGTGTAACAGCCCTTCTGTTAGTTTACCGTTTAAACAAAACGTTGAGTTTTGATTATTTTTTGAACTACATGATTTCTTAATAAAAACAACACCGCATTTATTTAAAACATCAGGTAGTACTTATGACTTGCGCTTTCTCTAATCCCTAACTATTTCTCAAACTATCGAAAGAAAGAGATGACGACTCTTACGTTTTTCAAATTTTGGGAAGAAATAAGTATGTTGTGCGAGTAAGAGACAATGTTTCCTGCACTTGCCGAACCTATGACGTAAGTGGCATTCTGTGCTGCCATATAATGTCTGCAATGTACGCTGAATCCAAAGACACAAGATTGCCAGAGACTGTTGTATCAGACTGGTATTATATTGAGAAGTGGAAGCTCTGTTACAGCTATCTTATTTTCCCTGTCAATGGGATGGAGTTATGGGATAAACATTCTAATGTAGTTGTCATGACTCCTCCTGATAGAATCATGCCGGGAAGACCAAAAAAGAATGACAGAATCCGTGATCCGAGTGAAAAAGACGGCTGTGAACCAAGTCAACCCCAAGATAAAATCTCTGAGCCAGAAGAAACTCCTTTAGAGAAAATTGTTGTGGTAAGTTTTTCTGTTTTTTGGTTAATATTTATGCCTCAGTGTCTGCTTGAACTTCATTTTTTTTTGTAGAAATGTTCTAATTGTGGAGCTCCCGGACATAACAAAAGAACCTGCAAGAAAGCACCAGTCAATCCACCTAATCCACCAAAACCACCTCTGGAATTTCCTTCATTTCATGCCAATATTATAATGGTAATGATAACTTTTTATGGTTTCTTATTGTAATGCCTATCAGCCTAAGTTATTTCTCTTTATTTCTTGTTTGATTCATTGTTTTCTTATTTTGTAGACATGTAGTAACTGTCGCCAAACTGGACACAATAAGCAAAAATGTAAGCTACCTTCTGTGCCTAAGCCACCCAATATGCCACAAGGAAGACCGTCCAAGAAACCGAAGAAATCCTCACCATCCACTGAAAACGACCAAACTGAAAAGTCTTGATAAATTAGCTTATTTTAATGTTTTTGTTTAGGATTATCTAAGGTTAAGGTCATTAGAACCATGTTTTGTTGTTTCACTTTGTTGTTTTATTTTGTCTCGTCTTAAAGTCACTATAACTTTTTTTGGTGTTTTAAATTATCTCGTGTTGAGATTACTCTTCTTTTTCCTTTTTATAAGCTTCATGTTATGTTTAGATTTTCAAGTTTACGTTTGACCCACCATGTGAGATCTCCCTCTAATATTCTCCTTTTCATTTAATTTGGCCATCTTTTTTACTTGTTTTTTTTGGTTTGTTTCTCTTTTTTATTCTTGTTGTTGTTGAGTTTGGTCCATGTCTGAACTGCTATAACTGGCCAGGAGATAGTAGTCTCTGCTGGATTTGTTATACTCTTATTTTATTACAACACTAGCATTGGTTAGGCTTTCTTACTGTGACAATACATTTGATTCAGGATTAGTGTTAACAAGGTAGCTTATCGAGTTTGCGTACTAGCTAGTTTCATGTTATCAGTCACATCACGAAGTTGAACGTCATAAAATATTGTGTTGAGTAACCTATCACCAAGTCCCAAATTTGGCGGAAAATGAATTATGAAAAACTGACCTACTCAACTTTTATTTATATAACAAAGAAGAATGAATGACTATATATTCAGTATAAAATGGTAAAAAGATCGAATTCAAATCTATAAGACCAGAAGTAAGAACTCATCTTCTTCAACATCTGAAGTCATGTTCTTGTTCTTCCTCATTTTGTTGCTAAGACTGTTACAACCCAATTAAGAGCTTCAAGCAGAGAATGAGACAAGTCTCTAACTACAAAAGCATGCGTCTGAAACCCGAACGGAATCCAACTGCAACCAGGCGGTTTCTTCAACCCTCTCTCCTTCATCTTCATCCTCATCTCTGCAGCTTCCTCCCTTTTCCCACTTCTTTTATATATATCAGACATCATTACATAGGTCCCAGCATCATCCGACTGTTTCCAAAGCGCTGAAGTCACAATCTCGTTCTTTAGGTGGACAAACTTAGATATCAACTGGTGAATCTGTTAAACCTAACAGCTACTCTACTTACTTGAACGAAGAAGAAGATTGGAGAGAACCTATAAATTTTTAGATTTGGGGATTTTGGAGATGAAAAAGAGATACGAATGCTGTGATGTTTTTGGTCATAAATAAAACGTTGAGTTTTGGACTTTAACCACAAGTCACAGATTTTAAAGTGAATGTAGACGGAGGGGCAATTACACTAAGATAAGTGAGTTGGGGGGTCTATAGGGGGGGTGGGGGGTTTATATAAGATTTTTATCAAAACAGAAATCACAACTTTGATTTATGTGTGATTTTTTTTTAAAAATGGACCTAATAGACCTATTCATAGAAAGTCATGTTACATTTAATCTCTAATCTTATCATTTAAATTTTGGGCCTACCAGAAATTTTTATTGGGCTATCAATAATTGGATTTAAACAATAAATGATCGATTGGATTTATAGATAATATAAATTAAATAGGTATAATTTAATGTCGTAATACTATACCTCCATATATTAATTATTTAAATATTTGTCGATGTTAACTTTTAAAATTATAAAGATTTTTTTTAAATAAAAAAAATCATATTATCTAACAATGATTAATCTTTACTAACTTAAACCAATGAAAAAAAAATTTAAACTATATATTTTATTTTAAAAATTAAACAAAAA
The DNA window shown above is from Brassica oleracea var. oleracea cultivar TO1000 chromosome C3, BOL, whole genome shotgun sequence and carries:
- the LOC106333636 gene encoding transcription factor bHLH85-like; protein product: MEAMGEWSNNLGGMYTYATEEADFMNQLLTSYDHPGTGSSSGTASADHHGLCWSLDSHHNHLTMMPEASSFCFSGESSSYSEYYAVAPPAVRENNNGSMDFDMVDVTINTNPYLVGEETSEYDVEKYSSGKTRLPLGAVLETHDDEESILQPEISVTTTDHQKYLTGSKKRSRATSADKNKKSKVGKRGQKRFDMSGDDRNGGEEEEGEKVKKRKTGPMMSRQNSSITLCSEDESHCASQDVGGEEEEDASKALNLNGKTRASRGAATDPQSLYARKRRERINERLRILQNLVPNGTKVDISTMLEEAVHYVKFLQLQIKLLSSDDMWMYAPIAFNGMDIGLNSSRCGTSGQL